TTATCTAGCtcatctgcatttaaaaaaaccttCTAGTTGTTTTCTCCAATAtctaatctcctcttcttccttattATAAAACTCCTGACCTTTAGCTGGGCATGGCTGCCTGGAGTAAAGACTACTTCCTAGCTTCTCTCCCTGGCCTGGTGTGCCCAGGCATGACTAAATTCTAGCCAATAAAATGCAATCAGAAATGTCTGGTACACCTTTCAGAAAGCTTTTTTAAAGGGGtgtgccttctcttccttcctccttgctgGAGGCAGTAAGGCTGATGTAATGGCTGGAGCTCAAGGGGCCATGTTGGGTCGGGGGGGGACATGCTAAAGATGGCAGAACAGCAAGAGGGGAAACTGGGCTGTGATGATCATAAAACTGCCCTCAATCCCTGGACTCTTTACTTGCAGATTTTTCCATGTGAGGCAGAAATAATCTcctatcttgtttaagccattcTCATTTTGGGTTTCACTTTTACTGTAATTGCACTATAATTAGTAGGGTAATAAAGAGGCTCCCTTTCCCAAGAGATGAAGGATCAGGTTTGAATAGTGAGCAGTTATCTTTTGGATGTTTGACCAATTCATCATCTCGTACTAAACACACTGTTggactttttttcttcctagttGTAATATATGAACAGACGGTGCCAAtcattctctttcattcttgGTACATTTCCAACTTTCTCTAGAATTACTCACTGCTCACTGTATTTACCCCTCCCTACttatacagataaagaaaaataaatgtttcttatgAATagataaaatactatatattctTCTACTTATCACAATTAACTAAAAATATCTATACTACATACTATACTCATTCTtcttatatatatagtatatatatatatacttatatatatatatactatatactatattcATTCTTCTTCACGCAGTATTTAACTACCTTTTGCACCCTTTATAGTGACTTTTTGCTTCTTGAATATTACTACACAGTCACgggttttaaaaattcactttgttCCAGTtaactatattattttccttttgattatgAAATTGTCACAGAGTGTCAGGTGGGAGCCTTTTAAAATCGGTTCCATTGCCTTTTTGGTTCTACCCTATACATATAAAAAAGCATCCTTGCTGTTTGTCATCAACAACATGTTCCAGGCCTAGAGTTATTTAAGACACAGAGCTGTTCTCCAGGGAAATCAGTCTTTTTCAAGGTGAATAATATTTGAGGCAAAGATCCAGGTGTTAAGAATGCATATCGGATTTTTCCTGATGTTGTTTCTAGGCTACTTTCACaacaaaaagttggaaaaagTTGTTTCTTTTGGAAACCACAAATTCACATTGGTATTTCCTATTTAACTCAAGCATTACCAAATCCTTTTTTTATTTGGCTCTAATATAcagctttacatttattttctctacaaCATACCTGCTTGTACCCTGTAACCCCCGATCCACATTGCAATAGCATTTTCTCTCTTTAGAGATCCTATAGTGTCTCATCGACCATCCTTCTCTAGTTACTTTATTGACAGATTCATCCATGCTGGGCCAATGGGACAGCGAGGTAACAGAGAGAGAGTTTATAATACTGGAAGGAGCGAGGTCGAAGGGATGAATCATGGAATCCAAGGTAATAAGAATTTTAAGGACGGGAGCACAAATCAGGGGTAAGAGGAGAGGTTATGGGATAGTCTGGAAGAGGTACAGTGGAGGTAACTGAGAGAGCTGGGAGGAGGTTGGTAGTGGTCAGAGTGTGGAGTGATGGAAGTTCAGACTACAGAAGGAGCAGTTCTAGGAGGTCACCCTGGCCATTGATGTGTTTCATGCCTGGATATCTACACTTGCCCACATATGACCTTCTACCCCCACCTCCAGCTGCCCAAGGAAGCTCTGTACACCTGCTTTCAGCCAgagcaaacacacacaccccatgtCTCAGGTGGGGAGGTGAGGGCCAGAGTCCATCTGGGACCTGGTACAGATGGACGCCTGGGTCCACTGCCTGCTGGCTGCCCTAATGTACATGAAAAATGTGTACCACGTTCAGGCTGGCCGCATGCCCCCTTCCTGCCCTACCAGCCACAGGCTCCAGGCTGCTCTGTGGCCCTTCCCACACTTCTGCTGGTGGCTGAGCCTCCCGCCCTAGCCCATAAGGCGCTGGCTCAGCTTCTGACTGTGTTGACTGAGATCTGTGATGCTGGCACTCCTCACAGGAAGGAGCCTGCAGGGTACTCTGAGGCTGGtccatctgggcccctgtggggGCCTGTCAGGCTCACCTGTGCCACCTGTCCCCAAATAGCACTGAGcaggaagctgggggtgggggggggggggcaggagcAGAGCCTGCAAAGTAGCACAGGCCTCCCTACctgccaaaccctgccctgcctaGGGCTGAGGGCACAAAGAAATGCAGGGGGAGACTGGGAGGGCATTGGGGTCAGGGAAGAGGGGCCAGGCCCTGAGACACCACAGCTCTACTCTTCATTGTGGGTACAGGGTCCCATGCAAGGAGGTGGAACACAGGCAGCCAGAGGGAGCTTCTCTCCTGCCTCAGAGATGCTGTTTCTGGGGTaagagagggcagagggcagaggtcaggggCTAAATTCCCGACTTTGAAAGGGAGCTCTCAGAGTGGGAAAATGAGGAAGCCAGAAAAACTTGAATATTTCCAGCCACCCAGCAGGTTCCCCCGACGCAGGCGCAGGGACACCCGGTCCCCGGGGTCCAGGGGCAGTAGCACAGAGCTGGTGGCTGCCTCCCGGGTCACGTCAGGGTCGTTGGCAAAGGCTGAGATGACAGGCCATGTGTTCAGCATCAGGCTCACCTGGGAAGGGGAGCCCAGTTAGCACCTCCCCCCATCCCTTCTCCCAGGACTGCCACTTTCCAGAgggcttcctctcttctctccagccccagagGGACACTCTGGAACCTGGGAACCTGGGATCAGTGCACTCCTCAGGGAGGGCTAAGGGGTGGCCAGTGTGGgactctgcccctcctccacacTCTCTGCTAGGCAGGCCTTTTCCTCCCAAGGgtggggtcccttgctctggcccCCCCAGGACACAGGTCAATGGAAGGTCTGCCCAGGGTCCGCTGGGCCCTACTTATtccccctcctttccctctcctcccctcctgagTCAGGGATGGGGCCCAGCGCTCAGGTCACCTGGACGGTTTGGCGGTTGTACACCTTCACCACATGGAACCGGAAGCTGTAGACGCCCCGGACAGGAGCCACGAAGGAGCCTGAGGCCCGGTCAAAGCCACCGCCCTCGTTCACTAGGACCTGCAGGAAGCAGACCCTGCTGAGTGGGGCTCGAGGACGCCTGGGGCTCAGGGAAACCACTGGGTTGGGGGAAGGGGtagtgaggaaggaaaagaagcgGTGGCAAGTAGATAGAACAGAAGGAATGCAAAGATTCAAAAGAAACAGTGAGAAAAGGCAAGGAGGGGTGTGGGCAGGTGTGTaggtgagggaggcaggcagtGAGGTTGTGGGGCAACTGACCACAGTGCAGGGCTGTGTCCATAAGAGAAAACTGGGTTTGAACAGCTGGGTCCAGGTCCTTGGGGGTAGGGGATTACCTGGTCGAAGTAGATGGCCCCACTAGTGCCGTTGTTGATTTCCCCTGCCGGCTCATGGTGGTGGCTCCGGACTGCAGCAAATGCGACTCTTCCAGGGGGTGCCTCTCCCAGGGCTGCTCCCCCGGGGCCCCCAGCAGCAGCTCGGCCCGGTTCACAGACCACCAGGCACTCACCCTCCAATAGAACCGGCTCTGCCCCCTCCTGGGCCCACCCAGCCTCCAGGGACAGAAGCAGCAGCGCCAAGGGCAGCCCAAGGCTGAGTGAGGGACCTGGTGCCCAGTGTCGCTTTGCTCCCAGCATGACTGAGTGGCTCTGTGACCCACAAGTCCTCCTCTTTCTACTCCTTTtggtttcccctcctcttccccagacTCTCACCGCCCCTCACCCTGGTCCTCAGCCCTCTCTCTGGGACTCACTGTCACCTGGTCTCCTGGCATCTCCCTCTCCATACCTCTCTATGCCCCACGACTCTGTCCTGCCTCTCACTCCTGCTGTCACTGCAGTTCCCTCCTCCTTGGCAGGGCACAAAATGACAGCAGTTGGGctctgggagggagagaagggatgaaGCAGCCAGACAGGAGGGCTACAGCCAGAACCCAGGGCAGCCCCTCCAGGGAGCACTGAACTGGGAAGATAGAGAACATAAGTGTGCGTGTGAGAGTGTGAGAATGTGTCAGTGCGTGCAATTGTGTATGTGACTGTGTGTATATGCGTGAGAGACAGCTCCCACAGCCCATTCCTCCTCCTCATGCCCTCCTCTTCGAAACCCCTCATAAGTCAACTGCCCTCTCAGCAGCCTCTTCTCCACGTCGGAAGCAAGGGGGAGCCCTTGTCTTTTCCCCACAATTGTTTCGGTGGAAAGTGTTCGGGCCAACAGTGTCACTATTTTGTGAACCTGGGccagtctctttctctccatgGTTGTCCATATCTTCATCCGAAGGGACTGCGTAAGTCCCTCTAAGGTCCTCTTCACCTCCAGCTCTCAACGAGTGGTTCCTCCTACCCGAGGCAATACTGTGCGGAACTAGCGAGAACCCAGAAAAGCGGGGAGAGTCCGCGGGGCAGGCGTAGTGGGAGAGCCCCGGAGAACTGCGGGCgagtgggcggggcggggccgaggccgggggcggggccaggggcgAAGAGGAACCCCAggagtgggggcggggaggatCCCGCTGGGCCGGGGTCCGAGGCGGAGCCTGGGAGGAGCCCGGAGGagcgggggcggggaggaggcggGTGGGCCGGGAGTCGGGTCGGAGGCGGAGGCTGGGAGGAGCCCGGCggagtgggggcggggaggggcggggaggaggcgggggcgggggcgggggcgggggcggggaggagccCGGTGGGCTGGGGCCGGAGGCGGGCGCGCGCCTGGGCCGTGCAGGCCCAGCCCCGGGAAGGGTCCGACTGACTCCGCCCCGGGCCAGGAAGTGACTCAAAAAACTGAGATGTAGAGAAGAGAGGTCCCCGTTGGGTGAAGAATCCGGGAAGGCCCGCCCAAGATTCGGGTCCCCCACCCTTCTCCCCTGGGCCGGGGGCGCGGGCGAACCTGGGGTCGGAGGGCCCCGAGAGGCGCCGGCGGGACTGAAGCGGCGCGGGCGGCCGAGGCGGTAGGGGCCCCCTCCCCTGCGCCCGGGCCGCGGGGGCCGGAGGCCGCAGCGCAGAGCGCGCCTGGGGGCGGCGGCCGCGGGCGGCCGCGGGCGGCTGTGGGCGGGGCCCGCCCAGCCCCTGGGTCCCCGGAGGGCGTGTGGCGCTATCTAAGGGGCCAGAGGACagcggagggagggggaggagtaGGAGTGGCTAGAACCTTGGAAATGGCAGACAAGGGACCCCAGAGGATAGCCCAATTCAAGCCCTTGTGAAGACGGATTTTTAACAGGTCGTCTTGGAACCAGAGGTTGCAGGGTCCCCCGAGGAGAGGGACTTTTTCGTCACCTGTCCACTCCTGGCCTTCAGACTGAGCTAGACCCCTCCCCCGCTTCCTGCTCAGGTCTGTGGTCATAATTTTCTAAAGGCCAGACTCCCATCCCAGATAGACAGCCTTATTTATCCATGACTTCCTCTCCGGAGAGAAGGCCCGTGTGTCCGGATAACCTGACATTCCCTTCCTACCGCCAAGATGGACTGAGATGCTTGTTACTTCCTAGGTTGTTTACCAGCTCGGTAAACAACTAGGTGCGACCTGTTGATAGCTGGTGTAGGCCGAGAGACCAAGATTGGGGTTGAGGGCACGGCGAGGCTCTGAGCTGCCTTCCCTTCTTCCAGGACTGGGCGGCCAAGCAGCCATGCCTACCTGGGGGGCTGGCTCGCCGTCCCCTGACCGCTTTGCGGTGTGTGCGGAGGCCGAGGCCAAGGTGCGGGAGCGGCAACCCCACGTGGAGCGCATCTTCAGCGTGAGGATGAGTGTCCTCCCGAAGGACTGTCCCGAGAACCCTCACATCTGGCTGCAGCTGGAGGGCCCCAAGGAGAACGCCAGCAGAGCCAAGGTGAACGCGCCTCCCTGACCCTTCCGGAAGGATGACTCCCTCCCCcgtggaggcagaggagaggagggttGGGGGAGGATCTCCACTCCTTGCTGTTCTCACTGGCAACCTCAGTGGCCCTGAGTTTTGAGGGACTTCCTAACTCTCTGTTTGTGTAgagttttggtttcatttttgctGTGACGACTCAAATCCTCAGGGCTTGTGATTCAGTTCAAATCAGTGGTGCTCTTTGGGAGAGTAGAGATAATCCGGTTGGGCAAGAAGGCCCCACCAAGGAATTTGCTGTGGGGTGGGAGGCTGCGCCACATTGCTTCCTTTGGAGTCAGTTGGGGCTTCTAGTAAGGCTCCACCGCCTACCAGCCTTGTGGCCcgaatctcagtttccttatctgtaacatGTAAATAGTAGCAGTGTCCACCTCATTGGTCTTATTGTGAAAGAGATAAAGCCTGTAACACATGAGTTCAGTACAAGTTAGCAATAATGATCATTATGAGGGAAATATAcagcacacatatgcacacataaaTATTTAGAGATAGCCTTGTAACGTATTAATTATAATAGTATCTTAAATTgagtcaaattattttttaaaaaatattttaattttttttaattttaatttttttgaggaagattgtccctgagctaaaatctgctgccactcctcctctttttttgctgaggaagactggccccgtgcccatcttcctttactttatatgtgggatgcctgccacagcatggcttgacaagtggcgcataggtctgtacctgggatccaaactggtgaaccccaggccaccgaagtggaatgtgcgaacttaactgctgtgccatctgGCTGGCCACTGAGTCAAATTCTAAATGGAAATACTAGCCACCAGCTGTCAGctgaaaagggaaagaagtgaGATTCTGGATCCTTTTTTAACACTTGCCTTTGTCAGCATCTGTGGGGCTCCGTTGCTCTGCCCAGGCATCCTGGAGCTCAGGGGAGAGCCATGGGCCTGAAGGGGCTACTGGGCCACTTAAAATCCCAGCAGTCTCCTTTTTTCCTACCTCcactcccctccttcccccctAGGAGTACCTGAAGGGTCTCTGTAGCCCGGAGCTGCAGAATGAAATCCACTACCCACCCAAACTGCACTGCATCTTCCTGGGAGCCCAGGGCTTCTTCCTGGATTGCTTGGCCTGGAGCACGTCAGCACACCTCGTGCCTGGGGCACCCGGCTCGCTGCTGGTCAGTGGCCTGACTGAGGCCTTCGTCATGGCTCAGAGCCGAGTGGAGGAGCTGGTGGAACGGCTGAGCTGGGACTTCcggccagggccagcccctggagccGGAGTGCTAAGAGACTTCTCTGCCTTGCTGCCGGCCCAGGGGGACGCCCACAGAGAGGCCCTGCTGCAGCTGCCCCTGGCTGTCCAGGAGGAGCTGCTGAGCCTGGTGCGGGAGGCAGCCAGGGGGCAGGGGCCCCAACCACTCCCTTCCTGGAATGTGGGAAGCCCAGGCCCACTGGGTGCTCAGCACCAGGGAGTAAGAGCTCTTCTGAGTGAAGGCAGGGAGTCTCTGGACACTGGACCTATGGGGCTGCAAGGGTCAAGGGGGGAGAGACATGTTGTGGAGATGGAGGGGGGCAAGCAGGCTGGTCTCAGGGAGATGGATTTGGGGTGGAAAGAGCTGCCTGGGGAAGAGGCCTGGGAGAGAGAAGTGGCCTTCAGGTCCCAGTcatggggaggagaggcagggcaggcagggcccCTGAAAGGGAAggccctggggaaggaggaggcgcCTCAGGAAAGAGGAAGGTTCTGTGTCCAGGGGGAGCCTCCTGGTGCCCAAGGTCCCTATCAGAGGGTAGCTCCGCTCCGGGGGGCCTCCCTCCTGCAGCGGCTCCACAATGGGAAAGCCTCACCTCCAAGAGTGCCCAGCCCCCCACCTGCTCCCGAACCCCCATGGCACTGTGGCGACCGAGGAGACCGAGGAGACAGGGGAGACAAGCAGCCCGTCGTGGCTCGAGGTCGGGGGTCTCCATGGAAACGAGGCACCCGGGGGGGCAACTTGGTGACTGGCACACAGCGTTTCCAGGAGGCCCTACAGGACCCTTTCACCCTGTGCCTTGCCAATGTGCCTGGCCAGCCGGACCTCCGCCATATTGTCATTGATGGCAGCAACGTGGCCATGGTGTAAGTACCCATGGTGGGGCTGAGGGTATTAGGGAGGGGGAGGACATGGGAAGTTTTATTTACCTTGGGGACATGTGCTGAGGGGCAGGCAGTCCAGCCAGGCTGCCAGGCCCCTCCTCTAGGGCCCTAGAGTGCTGACCCCTTCCCACCACAGTCACGGCCTCCAGCACCACTTCTCCAGCCGGGGCATTGCCATTGCTGTGCAGTACTTCTGGGACCGTGGCCACCGCGACATAACTGTCTTTGTGCCTCAGTGGCGTTTCAGTAAGGATTCCAAGGTCAGAGGTGAGTTGGGACTGGTCTTTTGTGTCCTGGGATAGCCCCTGCTTCCACCTTGAGGGTAACCTGGTTATGCTCCCCTGTTTCTCTAGAGGGTCACTACCTGCAGAAGCTGTACTCCCTCAGCCtgctctccctcactccctcccgaGTCATGGATGGCAAGAGGATCTCCTCCTATGATGACAGGTACTTGCTTCTCTCCTGTTCCCAGGCTTGATATTTAAGGAGCCCAATGGGCTACTGAGGGAGAGACAGAATCTCCCGACCCTCTGTGCTGTCTCTAAGCCTGGGCAGTGGGAATAGGGCCAGTTATTCCTCCGTGTGCCCCTGTAACTAGGTAGGTAAACCTGACCTGCACGTGAGACGGACGGTTTTGTACCCATTCATCATTCGTTTTTCATTCATCAGACTGAACGAGGCCTCATATTTACATAGTGCCAATGTCTAGAAAATACTAGTTTAAGGGAAAGATAGGAAAGCAGATGACATGACTAGCTGACAGATGCTGTCTTACAACCTAAATCTCCAAACATGTAAATTCCCCAACCTTCTAGAAAAACCAGAATAAATATTCAGAAtaagaagacaaatgaaaaatcgTAATCCATGCATAATAAGACTGTATAAAACGTGGTGCAATAGAGAGAACACTCGACTTAGAATTTGAGGATCTGAATTTGAGCCCCAGTTGCACTCCTTGACTCGCTCTGTGGACCGTCTCTTAGTGGATTCACCTCTTTGTCTCAGGGTCCTCTTCCATTCATTCACCCTCCTCGAGAATACAAAAGAAGATAAGGTACGTTCTCGCCTCACTCAAGGTGCTAGGCAACCATTCAGTGATATTCTCTGACGTTTCTTGGACCAGTGTGGCAGAGGCTCTTACCCCTGTGGTacagagatggaggcagagggggagagTGCTTAACTGTTGGCAAAGGGGACTCAGGGGCAAAGGAAAAGGAGAACTTACAGCTGCCAGAGGGTTGAAATGAAAAACCCAGTGCGCATTCCCTCCCAGCACACACACCATGTGAGAAatggggaggttttttttttcccctgctttatttcccaacctcccccccccccgctccccccccgccccccccagtacatagttgtacatcctagttgcaggtccttctagttgtgggatatgggacgccgcctcaacgtggcctgacgagtggtgccatgtccgtgcccaggatctgaaccctgggccgccacagcagagtgcacgaacttaaccactcggtcatggagccagccccagaaatgGGCAGGTTTTAAAAGCTAATtcatcagttaaaaaaatttacaactaCAAGTTCTTTATTCTCTgggactttcagttttaaataaaaaactagttTCCAAACTGTAATGATGATATATTTTGTCTTTGCAAGTACTTAACTTTTACAGGGAAATGGTATCCTGCAGAAAGGCAGTTCCTTTTCTCCCAAGGCTGTTCTGCTTTATGTCTGGATTTCACAGATTCTCTAAGATATGGAACTTTCTTTCCACACCAGCACTGACACAGAATTGAAAGTGAAGACTGAGTCGGTTGTAATGAGTTTTAAAGGCCTGTGTCTGTACAGTTGTGTAGGTCCTGGTAGGCAGACAGCACAAGATGAATCTGGAGTTCTGCCTAGTTACAGTGAATAAGCACAGTGGTACCCAGCATGGGCCTACTAGATGAATACTGCTGAACAGCGTATGATTTGACATGATAGTAAAACGTGCTTCTCCTGAAGAACCTTTTGTATATCATATGTGTACCATATACATTTATGTGTCATCCCCTTAATTTGTTTTCCAGACAGAAACTCAGAACCagtctaatctttttttttttgaggaagattagccctgagctaacatctgctgccaatcctcctctttttttttctgaggaagactggccctgagctaacatccctgcccatcttcctctactttgtatgtgggatgcctgccacagcatggcttgccaagcggtgccatgcccgcacctgggatctgaaccagtgaagcccgggCTGCCGAAACAGAATGTGTgtgcttaaccgctgtgccaccgggctggcccccagaaccAGTCTAATCTTGATTACCAGTCCCCTCTATACCACACTATCTTTCAGCTACTTAGGGCCCACTTAGTATTAGGTGAATGGCAGGAATGCTGGGAATCAGGCAAGACCTGATTCTTGACTTCaaagaaccaaaagaaatgataaatcaAACACTACAGGAACTCAGAGGAAAGGGAGCCCCCTTCTGGCTGGGGTTTTGGGAAGGGAGGGATTTGAGAGTTTTTGGTTGCTTGAGAAGGACATAGGATGGGCTGGATCTCTTGGTTTTCAAATCTGTTAAAGAAGattcccacccaccccctcatGAGTCCTACCCGAGTCACATGGAGTCAGAA
This is a stretch of genomic DNA from Equus caballus isolate H_3958 breed thoroughbred chromosome 1, TB-T2T, whole genome shotgun sequence. It encodes these proteins:
- the CBLN3 gene encoding cerebellin-3 → MLGAKRHWAPGPSLSLGLPLALLLLSLEAGWAQEGAEPVLLEGECLVVCEPGRAAAGGPGGAALGEAPPGRVAFAAVRSHHHEPAGEINNGTSGAIYFDQVLVNEGGGFDRASGSFVAPVRGVYSFRFHVVKVYNRQTVQVSLMLNTWPVISAFANDPDVTREAATSSVLLPLDPGDRVSLRLRRGNLLGGWKYSSFSGFLIFPL
- the KHNYN gene encoding protein KHNYN isoform X1, with translation MPTWGAGSPSPDRFAVCAEAEAKVRERQPHVERIFSVRMSVLPKDCPENPHIWLQLEGPKENASRAKEYLKGLCSPELQNEIHYPPKLHCIFLGAQGFFLDCLAWSTSAHLVPGAPGSLLVSGLTEAFVMAQSRVEELVERLSWDFRPGPAPGAGVLRDFSALLPAQGDAHREALLQLPLAVQEELLSLVREAARGQGPQPLPSWNVGSPGPLGAQHQGVRALLSEGRESLDTGPMGLQGSRGERHVVEMEGGKQAGLREMDLGWKELPGEEAWEREVAFRSQSWGGEAGQAGPLKGKALGKEEAPQERGRFCVQGEPPGAQGPYQRVAPLRGASLLQRLHNGKASPPRVPSPPPAPEPPWHCGDRGDRGDRGDKQPVVARGRGSPWKRGTRGGNLVTGTQRFQEALQDPFTLCLANVPGQPDLRHIVIDGSNVAMVHGLQHHFSSRGIAIAVQYFWDRGHRDITVFVPQWRFSKDSKVREGHYLQKLYSLSLLSLTPSRVMDGKRISSYDDRFMVKLAEETDGIIVSNDQFRDLAEESEKWMAIIRERLLPFTFVGNLFMVPDDPLGRHGPMLDEFLKKPARAQGSSKAQHPSRGFAEHGNQQQGRKEEEKGSSGIRKTRETERLRRQLLEVFRGQDHKVDFILQREPHCRDINQLSEALLSLNF
- the KHNYN gene encoding protein KHNYN isoform X2 translates to MPTWGAGSPSPDRFAVCAEAEAKVRERQPHVERIFSVRMSVLPKDCPENPHIWLQLEGPKENASRAKEYLKGLCSPELQNEIHYPPKLHCIFLGAQGFFLDCLAWSTSAHLVPGAPGSLLVSGLTEAFVMAQSRVEELVERLSWDFRPGPAPGAGVLRDFSALLPAQGDAHREALLQLPLAVQEELLSLVREAARGQGPQPLPSWNVGSPGPLGAQHQGVRALLSEGRESLDTGPMGLQGSRGERHVVEMEGGKQAGLREMDLGWKELPGEEAWEREVAFRSQSWGGEAGQAGPLKGKALGKEEAPQERGRFCVQGEPPGAQGPYQRVAPLRGASLLQRLHNGKASPPRVPSPPPAPEPPWHCGDRGDRGDRGDKQPVVARGRGSPWKRGTRGGNLVTGTQRFQEALQDPFTLCLANVPGQPDLRHIVIDGSNVAMVHGLQHHFSSRGIAIAVQYFWDRGHRDITVFVPQWRFSKDSKVREGHYLQKLYSLSLLSLTPSRVMDGKRISSYDDRVLFHSFTLLENTKEDKLQVLLVVGYGTPPQRGLTSGAMSVPRI